GAATTATTCAAACTCAGTATATTGCATTGTAATtggtcaaaattattattttacttaatcTTAGTAATAAGTaacattattatttgcactgtcATTCAAAAATCCACGATccatatataaattaaaatatgtaaCATTATTTAAGAAGCTTTTTTTCTTCTATGAGTCTAACAAATCTACCacttaaataagaaaacaacattGTTCTAGGAAATATTATTTACCCATTTTCAGAGTGCATCCAAACATCTATAACTTATTTAGTTGTGCAAGGCTTCAAAATAGTTGAGGTCAGTAAAATATAAAACTTCCCTATACAATGCCAATtcttttatgtattattattttagaagaaATATATCCTGTTTCAGAGTAAGAATTCTATAGAAAAATCGATCATGCACAAATAATTCCAGCCATTATGAACCCCAGCAGTATCGGAAGAAGcagacatttaacaaaacaagcaTGTGGTAAAATACATCCGAGATTCTGGgggcatctaaaaaaaaaaaaaaaatcacattctgTAAAAGTGAAGTTAGTCAATTTAATTGCACTTGAAACTGGTAATAGTTACAGTTAAAATGCTAATAAAGTGCAACTGAAATGCAGTTAGAATGCAGTTAAACTGCAATCTCACTGCACTCTTCTGATCTGTTCACTGCAGTCATTCTGCTTGTCATTTGTGATGTAAAAGGAGCTATTGTCCCAAGCACAGCTCAGAACTGAAACCTTGAGCATGCTTAAACTAGTTTAAGCATGGTTTGTAGAAAGTTTGGGGAGGTCAGGTCTTGGTGGTCTCACAGGGTGATTTGGTGGAGGTGGCGGGGGGCGATGGGCTCTTCCGACATCCTGATTATAATATTGAGCACTGAAGAAAGAATGAAGGAATGTCAAAGTTAAAAGATATGTTTTCTATGTGACTATCAGTGTGCCTGGTGACTGTAGCTCCTGCCACAAAATGCATGGTTGTATACTGCAGCCAACCAgacatacacattttattttctttgtactcACTTCTTGTAACACTAACGGCTGGTTTCATAGACAGAgagtagcactaatcttggatgtCCTTACCTAAACatcaggtagtccaagattagtgctaaatggggtctgtgaaaccagccatatatttggttttcctttttttgaaaTTTTTTCCTGGAGCTCAAACTTGATGAATCCCGTCAATATTGTTGTAAATCAATAATCTTagatattgatttattttaattttgtggaTTTCAAACGtcaaaattaagaaaaacaaatctgttgtattttgtatttcattattttgtgGTGCTGCTTCCCAAAGATGCAAGGACTGCTTCAGTCCTGttccatgttttgtttctgcaCCTACAGCAGCTATACTGTAGATGTAAAAGTTTTCAGAGTGGAGatgttttttaaactaaaataagtcAGTTAAGTGCCCCTTTCAATTTGAGTTCTACTTCAACCAAATCAGTTATTTAGTGACAGGTGAGATGCTGTGCTGTCAgtgggagcctttgtgacgtcCCTTATATAAAAAGTTTACAGTGTCCTAAATATCACAGGATGTTCGGATATACAATCCTAATGAAAGTCAAAAGTAATGAGATTTCACTTGTTCTATAATAACTAATGACTGTATACACAATCAAGtacaatataaaacatgttattgcAGTTACCTTTGTGGAGGACCAATGACAACCGTTTCAGTGGTGGGGATaggcttttaaaaacaaagcagaaaacAGTTGAGACATCAAATAAGTAGATGCTTGTTACACGAAAACAACATATAGTAGGATAATGCACATTTTACACTAAGCATCTCTTAATATTTCATGCAAAGATTACAAAAAAACGATTATTCGATCATTCATATCACACTCTCCACttgtgagggtcattggtgttgtatgtatatatttaccgGATTGTTTCGGGTATTATTTTGCCCAGGTCCATTCCTTGGTCCTCTATTTGCAGCTTCAGTGCGCTCCCTGTAAATGTTACATAGAACAATTTTTACTAACAATACATGACAGTGCTTTCTGAATTTCACAATGTAATTCTAATTCCATGGCTGTCCCTTTCGTTTTCATCCTGAACTGACATAGAAAATAGATCTCTTAGTTTCTGTGGTACTGCCTCTCCGTTATTCCAGTGAACTGAAGCTGGGACTTCTTGGGAGCGAGGAGTCCAAGGCTGAAACACACACTAAGTCTTTTGTGCATCTGTCTGTTGTATATGATTGGATGTCAAGGGGTAAACTGACCTGTACTGGGTGCTCTTTGATTTCCGACATCTCCTGAACACCATTTCCCGCTTGACAACGATGAAGATGATCGCAGCGACCACAGGGACCACCAGAAGGAAGAATACGAGTAGCCCGTCTCGTAGGGAtgtatctaaaaaaaacaaggatgagAATCCTAGTTGGCATGGCAGCTGATATGATAGTAATAGTaattgtaatagtaataataaaagcaGAGGTATTCCTAGACTCCATGCCAGGGATACAGTCCACACTGCATCCCTGAGGAGATCCCTGGGATATCCAGCTCTAGACTCTGCAGCTGTACCTATGTGCGGGGGGCCGCTGTCAATACTCCCTCCGTAGCCCCTGCTGCTGCAGCTCGGGGGGGCCCAGCTTTCGTCACAGTGGCAATTGCCGTTGTTGTTGCAGATCTAGATAGAGATAGAATGGTAAGGGCAGGTTTTTCAAGATGTGTCTAGTACATGACTTGTAGGTTCAGAATGAACCTGGATGCAAACATATCTCCTGCTTTAAAATGATGCAGAATTCCACTCTACTCATGTTCCCTCAAAGACTCTCATTCCGGAACAGTTTGGTTTGGTCCTTTTCAGTAGGACTGTACTGTGAGCTTCAGTAAACATACATGACACCAAGCACCATTCACAAAGCATTCAGCGTTTTTGTAAAATCTAATGCAAGGTAAAGCACAGTTAGGCATTGTAAGGTccggagaggtatggtaaagcacattaaaaacctggccaaccatggtaaactatggtaaatgcataaaatAACTATGGGAAAGCTGCAAAATTACtatgcaaatatactgtggtaaacgTTAATGAGGgagaactagcaagaaacatcAACACCAAGTGTCCACTGTCTAGATATGGCATATACAGTATTCCACACTACCTGAGCACTGGCAGACAGTGCTATGTATGCGCTTTCGGAAAGCTGGTTTAGCAGAAACATTTTGCTTCACTTACACCATTCCCATTGCACTTGTTCTGTATGTCACAGTTAAATCCGAGGCCTGTGGCGTTTGCGCACTGAAAGTTCATGCAGGCCTATGGAAACAAAAGAAAGTATAGAAAACAGCCATTTGAATCTGATGATGTCAGTTCTGGACAGTATAGGGAATTACATGTGTAACTtccacagcagaaaaaaaagatgtaaaacttCTGAAAAATGTATGATACATAGGTTATTTTCAGGTGCGCTCTTGAAAGGTATGATATCTGTGTTATTGCAGTATACATCccaggtttgtttattttaaaggacATTGACATTTACTATTTATGGTTAATTGTTCTGCACCACAGCTAGGTTCTGGCACAGATACTGAACAAATTGGACTGGGTCCTGTTCGGTACTGTATGCTAAATCTAAGGGTTAATATGGGTTACAAATTAGCAGTACATGCCAGTTATTGTTAAATCTCTAACTAATccttcttattattttatttatttatttattttattttttttgcgggTCGCCATTACCTTCCCTTTTTCACAGCCACTCCCCCGTTTCACATAGCCAGCGTCTGTGACATCTGTCCCCAAGTCGAAATCCGCGTTCACACACGTAACGCCTCCGGTTTCCTTCAATGTCACTGTTGCGCCAAAAGGGAGGTTGTTCGTGTCGACTCCGATACACTGCAATTTCCCACACATAACGTTCCTGAGGAGACAGAAAAGAAAGGAGAGTAAACGTATTCCGCCGGGACGGgaagcaactaaaaaaaaaaaacctttgttttgtttgttaaggGCTACTTACTCTCTTGTACACTTGATATAATTGGTATCTGAGGGTCCACAGTTCCCAAACCTGTCACCTCTCATATTGGCAGTGATGAAACACATATCGGGGGCCTTGCTTGCCGCTGAAAAAAATCCAGATTCGCAATTAGGATGCAGATCCTCGCAGACTTTTTCATTTTAGTTCCcattcatttgtttaaaaacaggTTCACATTTCATGAAGAGGCagcatttattaatttaacaaGTTCCTATAGGAAATCCCAGTAATGAGCAGCACTGGTCTACCCAGGTAAAAACTAGTAGTTTGCTGGTTTTCAACTGGTCATGCTGGTTAAAGATCTGGTTAAGCTGACCCAGAAACAGACAGGTAATTTACAATCCTTTACACTACAATTCTTATGCcaattttattttgctgtgaaCCTCACACACACTTACTTTTACCGAAGAGCTTGCGACACTGAGCGTCAAAGCTCTGGCAAAGGCCATCAAAGCAGTAGGCAGTGTTGTTGGCACAGGGGTACCCGTTCATGATGAAGAAGTCGCCTGGACAGAAGCCTGTGTTCCCAGTGCAGTACTCCGGGAGGTCACAATAATCGCTGCTGGCTCTGCATGGTGTTCCTGCCACTTTGATCTAGAAACAGAAACGGGTCACCTTTTAATATCACCCCTGTGAATGTCACCCTCTGCCTACTATCACCTCACTGAAATGTCCAGTATGATTCAGTGATTGCATAACATTCACAAGCAAGTAAGttgctgtgcagtattgaaaCGATCtgacatatacagtaaataagcaTAATGCAGCATACAAAACAGCTCTCTTATGAAAAATATTTGTATACAGAAAAACAGGCATGTTTGTTGCATCAACACTTGTGTGTTTTAATGCACACTTTCCATACGATACCCATTGCTGTAGTGTTACAGATCTGATGCTGTAGTGGCCCAAACTTCTTTCTGATGTACCTTGCAGTTATCACAGCAGCTTCCTTCTGCACAGGAGGATCCAGACGAAAACATGCATGTAGCCGCATTGCAGCATTTATTGTTgcatttctggaaaaaaaagggGATTGCAATGGGTGACAAAAGCACAAAACAAGCTTCATTTATTGCTACTAAAGAGTAGATCGATGTcaataagactcatattgcacagaaatttcacccattccaggttttaataccagcttgattagccatggtgtataggtaacaagatcaggtgtgtcatcttaaactcatagtgaaaccaggagtggatcaaaccgttatgcaatgggagtcttatttccatccctggtagaCTGGTCAGACAATTCTTTTTACTACATTTGTAAAAGGTTTCAGTACCTCCGGGGGTCCGCAGTCACACTGCTCTCCTGAGTCCACCACATTGTTTCCACAGACAGGAAGGGTGAAGATTTTGTCAGGGGAGGGGGGGTTCATGAGACAGCGCCCACCCCCTTGAAAAATCAGATTCTGAAAGTCATTTTCACTGCAGCTGCTAAACATGGTCCCTCCTCTGCAACGAGAAAAAGACAAGAACGTTTCTTGCTTAGTTTTTCTAATGATTTTATATAAAAGGTGCGATAAAGTCGGCACTGAAAATAAACagcattaaaaaacaacaactggaGTTAAACTGCTGTGAACATGCAGCAAACTGTACAAACACAACTGGAagaacaagaaacacattgtcaTCTGTAACTGCAAATTGAGGCCACCATCATTTGATCTACATTGGCAGGCAAAGCCAatggaagagcagctcctgatctCATAGTCAAAGCATCTTAATGTAACTGTGGCAAACATGctcattttatttgaagtgtttattcaagttaaaTTTAGGCAAAAGTACATCTGGGCAAtcttattactttatgaaaatgtgtctaagGCCACTTTGTTTACTGAGAAGAAACGAAAATGGCAGTGACTTGTTGAAATGTCTGCTTTATGTGTTCTttttgcctgaaatacacacaagacaACATGTTCACCTTCCATATGGCATCCTTTGCTCTGTAGTTAATTCAGTAAAGTGATCCATTCACAAACTATTCTTACTTCTGGGGTATTATTTTACttaaatacagtgttacatataatggctttaaacatgttttgtaaATTAATGAATATTCAAATACTTGTCTGAATTTTATAGGGAAATCCTAACATTAAAATTCACGCAAAAAACGCAATGGAagctaaatgaataaattaaGTGTTGTTTACTTTGCTGCGGCGTCCATGATACAAGCTGTATTGCAGGAACACTTGGTGTTGTCATGGTTCATCCCCAAGTTGTGTCCGAGTTCATGAGCAACAACAGTCGAGAAGTACTGCAGACTGTCGTAATCAAACtttaaagataaaaacacacacacacacacacacgtcaggcTATATTTCACACTCATCTGAGTGTGTCACACACTCAATATGATAACATCCCTTATATTATTCATTACATCCCTTTCATTACTACAAACAGTGGATGTCAAAGTGACAGTGAATGAACTCTTTGTAGAAGGATTGCTTCATATAACTGACAAGATTGCTAGTCAGGCACA
The sequence above is a segment of the Acipenser ruthenus chromosome 7, fAciRut3.2 maternal haplotype, whole genome shotgun sequence genome. Coding sequences within it:
- the zgc:174164 gene encoding disintegrin and metalloproteinase domain-containing protein 9 yields the protein MVCDGTYPTNEFYLSNYKTRFLPGRALAALDATYSSPEQQGLNGTTNNSVGFIIMLEQRLFLLTLSVCFYNGPATAATFAEQTARLSSYSIVIPQIVERRERRQADHFHDSKQDSHKDNLSYSVTIEKENYFLHLNKNKDFLAKDFVQYSYDKNGKLLTSYPKTEDHCYYHGHVEKVEDSLVMLSTCSGLRGLIFIGEKSYGIDPVAESSTNEHLLYQLEHAQNQPFVCGVSNDTWQEENTETHQYQHSVDSMTRLFRQKREALPQTHYVELVLVVDNLRYLIKKSNETAVKEEVVELANLINGYYKMINIQVILTGLEIWKDSNPIDVNGSAGQVVSRFVSWREAVLLPRKRHDAGHLIIGRGAYDGVLGMAFVGSVCSNRTGGGINTFDYDSLQYFSTVVAHELGHNLGMNHDNTKCSCNTACIMDAAAKGGTMFSSCSENDFQNLIFQGGGRCLMNPPSPDKIFTLPVCGNNVVDSGEQCDCGPPEKCNNKCCNAATCMFSSGSSCAEGSCCDNCKIKVAGTPCRASSDYCDLPEYCTGNTGFCPGDFFIMNGYPCANNTAYCFDGLCQSFDAQCRKLFGKTASKAPDMCFITANMRGDRFGNCGPSDTNYIKCTRENVMCGKLQCIGVDTNNLPFGATVTLKETGGVTCVNADFDLGTDVTDAGYVKRGSGCEKGKACMNFQCANATGLGFNCDIQNKCNGNGICNNNGNCHCDESWAPPSCSSRGYGGSIDSGPPHIDTSLRDGLLVFFLLVVPVVAAIIFIVVKREMVFRRCRKSKSTQYRERTEAANRGPRNGPGQNNTRNNPPIPTTETVVIGPPQSAQYYNQDVGRAHRPPPPPPNHPVRPPRPDLPKLSTNHA